The sequence tgtttgtttgttgcatgCACTCCCACCTCCCCTCCCTTAACCCAATTTCGCAGTCTGACAAGAGAAAAGGCATTGCAAACATTTGGGATATTAACAGAAGGATTTTTGGATTGGGGGAAAAAGGGACAACTTGCTCTTCAGATGTTGAATTTGAGTATTGCAAAAGATAGAAGACTAAAATAGTCTTTTCGAAACCCAAATGTggtgggggcggggcggggcggggcaggGATCTGCTTTTACAGCGCTACAACAGAGAGCTGCGTGTATTTATAGCAGGCTTGGCGGCGGAGGACGATGTGAGGAAATAAGCTCCTCTATTTTCTCGGCGCCCGCCTGCCGTCAcacatgcgtgcgtgcgtgcgctcgCTCGCATCTCGGGTGATACGCTGCCAGGCTGCGTTAGATCAAAtcatacgcacgcacgcacgcacacccaAAATGCACTTAAATGTCTCTTTTAGGGTGGAGAAGACTCGCTCCCGAGTGCGCTTAGTCACGCTGGTCTTGAGCCAAATTACACGTCGGCTGAGCCAATATTGAGTGCGTGAACGGTTGAAAGATGCGCTCATATGaagatgtgtgtgcgtgcgtgcgtgcgtgcgccgtTGCAGGAGAATCCCTCTGGGCTTCTGCTTTGACCTAGATGGAGCCGTGATGCTCAGGAGCctgacaggcaggcaggcacggcGTGTGCATATGCGCAGAATGCACACGCTCCGCCTTCAAAATGCAGCCCATGCCAAAAGGGAAAAGATGCAGCAAAAGAAGCAGAGATGCCAGAAGCTTAGCTGGAGGACTTAGCAGCCGGCCGGAAAAGGGCCTCAAAGAGGGGCCCTGGTCAGCTTATGTAACTTGAAAAGAAACCATTCATTAGTGGTCAGTCAAAGCGAGAGTGTACATAGCAGAACTCACCTGAAGGGAATCAGTTGATCTTCAGGGTGCTGGCACAATGGCACAAGTCGGCCGCTTTTGCTTGAAAGTCCAAGCATCTCCAACAAAAGGGGAAACTGCTCATGGGGTGCTGTTGGTCACTTAAGGAGGCGTCCTACTCATTGGCTGGCGCAATAACGAAGCTGCCAAAATGCAGCATCACCGTTCATCTGCAAATCCGAGTCATTGAAAAAGAGAATACTTTGCTGAAGcccaatttattttcacatgCGTACACTTTGCCGCTCTTTCCAAAATTCAGCCATTCCTCGAGACAGAGCCGCCTCGGCTAAGGCCCGGCACTCGCTGGGGGTGAAGCCCGCCAAAACGGCGCCCCCGGTGGCAACCCCGTGCTCGTCCGCCAGCTCGGCCACCCTGGCGGCGATGAGAGACGCCGGAACGTGGCAGTACGGCTGACCCGCGATGCTGAAGGACGGCCAGGGCGCCGCGGCGCCCCTCCGGCCCGGCGGAAGCCCCGGCGGAAGCCCCGGCACGCTCTCCACGTTGCAGGCGATTTCCACGGCCCCCTCGTGCGGCAAGGCCAGGACTTGGACCCCCGGAAGACCTCCCGGCGCCGATTCCCTGAGGGCGGCGGCGATGCGCCGGCCCATGCTCAGGTCTTGAGTGTCGATAGTCACGTTGCAGTTCATGACGTAAGGACCGGCCCCGATACCTGccgtaaaaaagaaaaaaaatgagaacaattttcttttggatCGAAGCGTCATGCCATTACCGGTGAGGCCAAAGCGTTTGTCCGGCACGGGCCCGACGCCGTTGGACTCCGCCGTCTTCCGGAACCAGCCCATCTCCTTCCTCCGCTGAGCCAGCCCCCGTTGAAGAGGGGCGTCCGCCCACCCGAAGAGGAAGACGCTGGTGCCCGGCACTCGCCGGGTGAGGCCCGCGGCGATGGCTGAGCAAGTCCGGCAAAGAGCAGAGACAGACAGGAAGAAGGCCAACATGAGCGCCCCGGACCTccacaaaagaacaaacagaaGCTGACCGCGAGATTCTCGAGCACAGTCGTCAGGTCCCACGTCCTCCCCCAAGGGGTAGATGGGTACCAGGTCCACGGCACCCAAACACGGGTGGACCCCCGAGTGGGCGCGCATGTCAAACAGCTGGCAGGCTGTCTCGCAGGCGGACAAGACGGCCTCCCCTTAAGTACACACAAAGAAGGcagatctttttttcttcctcgtcAATTAGGATCGCATCAAAGCGAATCGGGACCGACCGATGGCTTCGATAGCGGCCACGATTGTGATGACGGAGCGGTTGTAGTCACGGTCGTTGAAGATGTTCAGCACCGCGGTCGTCTCTCTGCCGACACCTGAAAACAAGATCTGCTCAAAATGGCCCATTCAAAACTAAATGAGTCCATTTGGAGAGTTGTGTTCAGGAGTCTGCTCGAGAAAAATAGCAGATTCCTTTTTAGCAGTCTCCTAACAACCTTGCAAAAATTGGAGAGAATCAGCTCCACATCATTAGAAATCAGATTTGCCTTGAGAGTCGTACAAGGCGGCCTTGGCCACCCTTTCCACCAGGTCCGTCCTGCGAGCTTCCGACACGTTGAGCAGACACGTCACCAGGCGTCGTCCCAATGCAGTGGTCGACATCTTTCTCTGCAAGAATAAATATGCGGAATTAGGGTAAGCAACACGCTAATCTTGTGATGATGctgatttgggggggaaacggagtGCCCTGAGAAAAGGGCACAGAATGTCAACTTTGGAATGGTCCAGCCTAGGCTAGGCTTGAAGCCACAACCTCCAAAGTGGGAGGCAAGTGTGGTAACCAAGTCATCCAGCCAGCAGTCTTCGATAAAAACAAGGTATTAAAACTCATCTCAAAAAGTCGCTTAACAACCGCGTAACATCCATACTATCTACTATCTTGGATTTGGGAAGACGCAGTCatggtttgttttcttcttacaAAAGGGCAACTAGTGCATCATTGACACTTTGTCTTTGTGGGAAAGTGCAACATTTCACTTGTGTCGCCGTAAAGTaatggttttctttttcatttggtgtgtgtgtgtgtatttggtGGTTTCTTTCGGCTGCATCGCTCAAGCAAGCATCAATTGGAACTTTACAAGCAAGTTAGCTTTAGCGGTTAGCACGACTTCTATAGAGCCCACTCGAGCTATTTTCAGACACTAGTTTTGGTAATAAATGCAGTTTAAATTTGCTTTCCGCCAAGGAGTATCGGTGGCCGACAATGTAagcctccggagtcccactTCCTGTTCCATGCCGTGTTATGTTCCGTGTTGGAACTCGCAGCGAATGTCTGAGCAAGGTGTGAGACTCAAAAGAAAGTTTCCAACAGGTTAataatcaaatgttttatattcacCGAGTGGTCAAGAATCACTGGCTGCTTATCATCGCCGGTGGCAGTGCAGAGTACAGAGATTGGCCAAAGTCCAACCTGTCACAATACTCCTGTGAAATGTTCAAGTGGTGTGTAGACATTACTTTAAACTAATTTTATGTTTGCAATTGATCAGAATATTAAATGTAACCATCCCTCTGTTTCTGAGAGAGCAGCGCATTGGAATGCGTTGAACGCGGCGACCGGACCGGACGTCGTCTCACAGCGAAGATGGAAGTAACCAGAAGTGAACGATCTTGGTCGCTTCTGATTCGTGTGCTGTAGCCAATTGTCTTGTTACTACCTCGCGACAGTAACGTCTTGAATATGTTGAATAGGATTTTTCCTCTCCTTCATCGGTTCCTGCGTCTTCAGAGCACTGCATTTGAACGTGCCAGattaaatgcattttgttCGACTCTTGTTTTGTCGTCTTCGAGCGAAACCAGAAGTCAGCGACGATCGTTGCTGGTGAACTCTCTTGACCTACATGGACATTTGTGTGGTGTCAAAAGtgccacgcacgcacgcgcagtAGCAGTTGACGATGTGTTGAATTTCAAGCAGGTTTCGGAACACGACACGGTGCTGTCGTGGATTTAATAAACAGCGCCTCTGTGTGGgcacatgacaaaaacaagcagaagAAGGCAAATTGGAAGATTTGTTTGGGATATAATAGCGAGAGCGGAAACGTCACGCAATAGGTCCTATGCCAGAGGGAATGTCTTTTACAGCCATCTCGGAGCTCAATGTGCTGCTAGTTGCACCGAGGTGGCTCCTGCACATGTGAGCGCCTACCTAAATGCTTGTCTTGCATTGGATTGAAGGATTGACCTGATTCGAGTGACAGCTGCAGCCCGAACCGCGCCGATGACAACCACGGTGGCGCCGGCGTCGAGCAGCCGCCCGGTTGGACTCTCCAAAGGTCCGGACGCGCCGAGGCTCCACAAGCTACTGGCCGTGCCCGGGTGCAAAGCAAACATGCTCAACGAtctgctcctcctccggccTGGAGACGGACACGAGGCGCAGGCAGATAAGAGCAGCATTAGCAGGCATGTGGTGTTTTTCCACGGGGATATTCAGGTGAGCGAGCACAGGTAGAAAATGAACAGTGCGGTGTGCGCTCGACTGCATTGGATGATCGAATCGAGGGAATACTAACATATTTCATTCAAAGGAGAAAACGTGTCCATCACAGTGAAAACCATGTGAGCAAATTGCATCCATCCAAgtgtgtgctgtgctgtgctgtgctgtgctgtgctggtGTTGTCTTGTCGCAGAACTTCCAGGAGGAGATGTCCTCGCAGCCGGAGTGCGCCCAGTGGCTGGCGTGGAGCCTGGAGCAGGTGGGCGTCGCGCTGGGCCGCCGCTTTTCCGGCCACCACGTGTGGGTGGTGCGCGCCTCCCGCATGCACCTGCACAAGTTCAGCAGCTACCGCAACTTTGTGGAGAGCAACATGTTCGGCGCCCCGCAACACGGCCCGTACTCGCCCGACGGCGGAGCGCTGCGCCAACTCAGGTCGGGGAAACTTCTTTCCTTTGCACGGCCCGGGTCGAAATCTTGGCTTAGCATTACAGCTAAATGCTAGTTCACCGTGTTTGCTCCACGACTTGACACAAGTCTGCAGACCTTTGAGTCCAACTGGGCTTACACGCCATCAACATTTAGCATGATCACGACCACTATGTCAGTGATAGATCAGGCACATCATATCCGCCGATAGTTTGAATAAACCCACCCGAAAGCGATGCGTGATAAAGTTAGAACAAAAAAGTGGAGTGTCCGGAGCAGTTGAATCTTCAAGCTGACCAACTTGGACTGTGGTGGTCGCAGGTCTCTGCTGGTCCACGGGATGGAGCGAGCCGGCCTGCCAAACACCATCCGGCCTCCGGGCGGCGCCAGCGGCAAATTCTCCCTGACCCTGGTGGGCTTCAGCAAAGGCTGCGTGGTCCTCAACCAGGTGGTCCACGAGCTGGCCGGCGCCCTGGCGGACCCGGGTCTCTCGGACTTTACCCGGAGCCTTTCGGACATGTTCTGGCTGGACGGCGGCCACCCGGGGGGAAGCGAGACCTGGGTGACGGACAGGAGGCTGCTGGGCCAGCTGGCCGCCAGCGGCATCGGGCTCCACGCCCACGTGACGCCCTACGAGGTCCGGGACCCCGCGCGGGCCTGGGTGGGCCGGGAGCACGCGGCTTTCGTGAAGACCCTGGAAGAGTTTGGGGCACGTCTGTGCCATAAAATCCATTTTGCGGACGAGCCGCCGGCCATTGAAAAGCATTTTGGGGTCATTCGGGAATTCTGAGCCCCCCTTTAAGAGCTTTTCACAAGCAACAGAGAATCGAACTTGCAGTCACGGTCAACCTAGGCCGGCTGTCGTCGCTAGTGAATGGAGCAAAGCCAATCATTCCATTTGAATGCCCTATTCCAATGTGTCTCAATGACCCGTCAGCATTGAAATGATGTCAAGAAATGAAAATCTGCATAAAACCTctgtttgtattcatttcGCTCATTGCTGGCTTAAAATGAGTGATTGGAATCGTTGCGCTGAATACAGGATTGAAGTTTGGTTTCCATGGTTCGACATTTCCGCTGCAAAAGATGGCAGTTGCTTTTTTACGGGTCTTCAAAGCAAAAGTCAAGCATAGGGAGCGAGGAGTCGCATCATTTCCATCAGCTTTAATGAGCCTAAACGTGCA comes from Syngnathus acus chromosome 21, fSynAcu1.2, whole genome shotgun sequence and encodes:
- the c21h2orf69 gene encoding UPF0565 protein C2orf69 homolog, which gives rise to MTTTVAPASSSRPVGLSKGPDAPRLHKLLAVPGCKANMLNDLLLLRPGDGHEAQADKSSISRHVVFFHGDIQNFQEEMSSQPECAQWLAWSLEQVGVALGRRFSGHHVWVVRASRMHLHKFSSYRNFVESNMFGAPQHGPYSPDGGALRQLRSLLVHGMERAGLPNTIRPPGGASGKFSLTLVGFSKGCVVLNQVVHELAGALADPGLSDFTRSLSDMFWLDGGHPGGSETWVTDRRLLGQLAASGIGLHAHVTPYEVRDPARAWVGREHAAFVKTLEEFGARLCHKIHFADEPPAIEKHFGVIREF
- the ftcdnl1 gene encoding formiminotransferase N-terminal subdomain-containing protein — protein: MSTTALGRRLVTCLLNVSEARRTDLVERVAKAALYDSQGVGRETTAVLNIFNDRDYNRSVITIVAAIEAIGEAVLSACETACQLFDMRAHSGVHPCLGAVDLVPIYPLGEDVGPDDCARESRAIAAGLTRRVPGTSVFLFGWADAPLQRGLAQRRKEMGWFRKTAESNGVGPVPDKRFGLTGIGAGPYVMNCNVTIDTQDLSMGRRIAAALRESAPGGLPGVQVLALPHEGAVEIACNVESVPGLPPGLPPGRRGAAAPWPSFSIAGQPYCHVPASLIAARVAELADEHGVATGGAVLAGFTPSECRALAEAALSRGMAEFWKERQSVRM